The following coding sequences are from one Paenibacillus sp. JDR-2 window:
- a CDS encoding sugar phosphate isomerase/epimerase family protein, producing MTRPGIGLQMYTLREETAQDFEGTLRKVAAMGYEGVEFAGYGDIPAEQMKALLDELNLVAIGNHVPLVNLETKIDEEIAYLTTIGAKYAICPWLPVEVRDAEAWKKHIVDFAEYGKRFQEAGIVFCYHNHEFEFEVEIDGQVVFDKLYETVGADLLQVEMDLGWVQYAGRDVLEYISKYAGRLPLVHLKDFVKNTEKAEIDTVELGRGDLDLLPLIKQSEQANVKWLIVEQDRCANPPLQSVEESINWLKTNYLNQ from the coding sequence GTGACACGTCCGGGTATCGGTTTACAAATGTATACGCTTCGTGAAGAAACAGCTCAAGATTTTGAAGGTACATTGCGCAAAGTAGCGGCAATGGGTTATGAAGGTGTTGAATTTGCCGGATACGGAGATATTCCTGCCGAACAAATGAAAGCGCTGCTAGATGAGCTTAATCTGGTTGCAATCGGCAATCACGTTCCTCTTGTGAATCTTGAAACAAAAATCGATGAGGAAATTGCTTATTTGACTACAATCGGTGCGAAATATGCGATCTGCCCATGGCTTCCCGTTGAAGTCCGTGACGCAGAGGCTTGGAAAAAGCATATTGTAGACTTCGCGGAATACGGTAAGCGATTCCAAGAAGCAGGCATTGTTTTCTGCTACCATAACCATGAGTTCGAATTCGAAGTTGAGATCGATGGACAAGTTGTGTTCGACAAGCTGTACGAAACAGTAGGCGCTGACCTCCTGCAAGTCGAGATGGATCTTGGCTGGGTGCAATACGCAGGCCGCGATGTGCTTGAATACATCTCGAAATATGCCGGCAGACTGCCGCTTGTTCACTTGAAAGACTTCGTTAAAAATACGGAAAAAGCTGAAATCGACACGGTTGAACTTGGCCGCGGCGATCTGGATCTGCTGCCGCTTATCAAGCAATCCGAGCAAGCAAACGTAAAATGGCTGATCGTTGAGCAGGACCGCTGCGCGAATCCGCCGCTTCAATCGGTTGAAGAAAGCATCAACTGGCTGAAAACGAACTATTTGAACCAATAA
- a CDS encoding IS1182 family transposase (programmed frameshift): protein MLRSNRDKQQNYELVSIEDLVPADHMLRKIDKYIDFSFIDEKVRHLYCQDNGRPAIDPLVLFKMIFLGYFYGIRSERQLEREVQTNLAYRWFLGLGLSDRVPDHTTISWNRRTRFKDTSVFQDIFDEIVLQAISHRMIGGRVLISDSTHVKANANKHKYTREQVQQNTRDYVNELNAAVEAERKEQGKKPLKPRKEVNEDKEVKVSTTDPDSGYMYREGKPEGFFYLDHRTVDMKYNLVTDVFVTAGNVHDSVPYLFRLDRQRQRFGFKVEAVALDSGYLTTPICKGLEDRKIFGVIAHRRFHPTQGLQPKWKFTYDAERNLYVCPQQQELTYRTTDRHGYRHYASDPKQCAACPILQQCTRSANKQKMVTRHIWEDSKENVRMNRLSKSGKKLYRKRKETIERSFADAKQLHGFRYCRLRGLSNVMEQALMTAAVQNMKKIALHLERRA, encoded by the exons ATGTTGCGTTCTAATCGAGACAAACAACAAAACTACGAGCTGGTTTCCATTGAAGACTTGGTGCCTGCTGACCATATGCTTCGCAAGATCGATAAGTACATTGATTTTTCTTTCATTGATGAGAAAGTACGTCACCTCTACTGCCAAGATAATGGTCGTCCAGCCATTGATCCACTTGTACTTTTCAAAATGATTTTTCTCGGTTACTTCTATGGCATTCGTTCGGAGCGCCAACTGGAACGCGAAGTTCAAACCAACCTCGCTTACCGTTGGTTTCTTGGACTCGGTCTGTCAGACCGTGTTCCAGATCACACAACGATTAGCTGGAATCGTAGAACACGATTCAAAGATACTTCTGTTTTCCAAGATATTTTCGATGAAATCGTGCTGCAAGCGATCTCACATCGGATGATTGGCGGACGTGTGCTTATTTCTGACTCTACCCATGTAAAAGCTAATGCCAATAAACATAAATACACAAGAGAACAAGTACAGCAAAACACACGAGATTATGTGAATGAGCTCAATGCAGCTGTTGAAGCAGAACGTAAAGAGCAAGGAAAAAAGC CGCTAAAACCACGGAAGGAGGTGAATGAAGACAAAGAGGTAAAAGTTAGTACGACTGATCCTGACAGCGGTTATATGTACCGAGAAGGCAAGCCAGAAGGTTTCTTTTACTTGGATCACCGTACAGTTGATATGAAGTACAACCTTGTTACCGATGTCTTCGTCACCGCCGGTAACGTCCATGATTCTGTTCCTTATCTTTTTCGTCTGGACCGCCAACGTCAGCGTTTTGGATTTAAAGTAGAAGCTGTTGCATTAGACTCTGGCTATTTAACAACACCGATTTGCAAAGGATTAGAAGATCGTAAAATCTTTGGCGTGATTGCCCATCGCCGATTTCATCCAACGCAAGGCTTACAACCAAAATGGAAGTTTACTTATGATGCAGAACGGAATCTGTATGTGTGTCCGCAGCAACAAGAACTGACTTACCGGACGACAGATCGGCATGGCTACCGACACTACGCGTCTGATCCAAAGCAATGCGCAGCATGCCCAATACTGCAGCAATGCACGCGTTCCGCTAACAAACAGAAAATGGTTACCCGACATATTTGGGAGGACAGTAAAGAAAACGTGAGGATGAACCGACTAAGCAAGTCGGGCAAAAAGCTTTACCGTAAACGAAAAGAAACCATAGAGCGAAGCTTCGCGGATGCCAAACAGCTCCACGGGTTTCGCTATTGCCGTTTGCGGGGGTTAAGCAACGTGATGGAACAAGCGTTGATGACCGCTGCGGTGCAGAACATGAAAAAGATCGCCCTCCACCTGGAAAGGAGGGCGTAA
- a CDS encoding proline-rich domain-containing protein, translating to MNNWKIVLSAVAISVALAGCGSKSDESGTAANGTTGQAQQQNQGQQGDFQGRAMMGTIGKIKSINGQTITIYKSSFQRPEGGQAGNPPQGDAAQGDAPNGNPPSGDPQGDAGSAPQAGDGQNSGGGRQRNMENMFSDETMDITVTDATKIVSASFADGKMTETDKTLADLKADDIITVQLKDDTQEAESIRLGGFGGGGFGGGGRGGQFQNGGGAQNGQQQADQQTTTK from the coding sequence ATGAATAACTGGAAAATTGTACTAAGCGCCGTCGCAATCTCGGTTGCTTTGGCGGGCTGCGGTTCTAAGTCGGATGAATCGGGTACTGCTGCGAATGGAACAACCGGACAAGCTCAGCAGCAAAACCAGGGGCAGCAAGGCGACTTCCAAGGCAGAGCCATGATGGGCACAATCGGCAAAATCAAATCGATTAATGGCCAGACTATCACCATTTATAAATCCTCATTCCAAAGACCGGAAGGAGGCCAAGCGGGCAATCCTCCTCAGGGCGATGCAGCACAAGGAGATGCGCCAAACGGCAACCCTCCGTCTGGAGATCCTCAGGGCGATGCTGGCTCCGCGCCTCAAGCAGGCGATGGGCAGAACTCCGGCGGCGGACGCCAGCGCAATATGGAGAATATGTTCTCCGACGAGACAATGGATATTACGGTAACGGATGCAACCAAGATTGTGTCGGCCTCCTTCGCTGATGGGAAAATGACGGAAACAGACAAGACGCTGGCTGATCTGAAGGCCGATGATATTATTACGGTACAATTGAAGGATGATACGCAGGAAGCAGAATCCATTCGTCTGGGCGGTTTTGGCGGCGGAGGATTCGGCGGCGGCGGACGCGGCGGTCAATTCCAGAATGGCGGCGGAGCGCAGAACGGACAGCAACAGGCTGACCAGCAGACGACAACAAAGTAA
- a CDS encoding DsrE/DsrF/DrsH-like family protein, with translation MSKKVIIVGGVAGGASAAARLRRLDEQAHIVMFERNDYISFANCGLPYYIGGSIKERGKLLVQTPEAMYKRFNIDIRTQSEVVAIHPAAKTVTVRNLASGESYEESYDQMILSPGAKPIRPDVPGADLPSIVSLRNLADTDRIKEKVTQADTRSAVVIGGGFIGIEMAENLKELGLDVTLVQASNQILSPFDAEMSGIMAGEMEDHGVRLLFNEKVQAFSQTDRNRIEVRLASGTVLQTELVISAIGVTPDTAFLQNSGLAFGACGHILVNEQTETNLPDIYAVGDAVEVTDFVSGKQTAIPLAGPANKQGRIAADNVAGLKTSYKGTQGTSIIKVFGLTGAATGSKEKMLRDQGIPYQVTYVHPNSHAGYYPGAVPMSLKLLFNEAGQILGAQAVGRDGVDKRIDTIATVMRLRGTVTDLTELELAYAPPFSSAKDPVNMAGYTAENILSGLTDVFVAEQLAARDQEASILVDVRSQMEHNNGHIPGSILIPVDELRGRLSELDRSKEIWVYCQVGLRGYTASRILRQNGFKVRNLTGGYKTYKLMQYTPKLADKQPPAATAALDSVISGAKEASAAAPVLQADASLDACGLCCPGPLIQVKQRMDGLQAEEVLKVTATDPGFYEDIKAWAGMTSNKVEKLTKQQDGTIEAFLRKGKPALAANPIHPVAQGGDKSTMIVFSGDLDKAIASFIIANGAASSGKKVTMFFTFWGLNVIRRPEKVPVTKNIIGRMFGMMMPRGSRKLSLSKMNMMGMGAKMIRGVMSSNNVSSLEELIETAIAQGVEVVACQMSMDLMGIKQEELINGVKIAGVGYYLGQADQSGINLFI, from the coding sequence ATGAGTAAAAAAGTCATTATTGTCGGCGGCGTAGCCGGCGGAGCTTCCGCTGCGGCAAGACTGCGCAGGCTGGATGAGCAAGCGCATATTGTGATGTTCGAAAGAAATGATTATATTTCGTTCGCGAATTGCGGCTTACCCTATTATATCGGCGGTTCCATCAAAGAACGGGGAAAGCTGCTCGTTCAGACACCTGAAGCGATGTACAAACGATTCAACATCGATATCCGTACCCAAAGCGAGGTTGTAGCTATTCATCCGGCAGCCAAGACCGTAACGGTCCGGAATCTGGCAAGCGGCGAATCGTACGAGGAGAGCTACGACCAGATGATACTGTCGCCGGGAGCTAAGCCAATTAGGCCGGATGTGCCGGGAGCGGATCTTCCTTCTATTGTATCTCTCCGCAATCTTGCGGATACGGACCGCATTAAGGAAAAAGTAACCCAGGCCGATACACGCTCAGCTGTAGTCATTGGCGGTGGATTTATCGGAATCGAAATGGCCGAAAATTTGAAGGAGCTTGGTCTGGACGTCACGCTTGTCCAAGCAAGCAATCAGATTTTATCTCCGTTTGATGCCGAAATGTCAGGGATCATGGCCGGCGAAATGGAGGATCACGGCGTTCGGCTTCTGTTTAACGAGAAGGTGCAAGCCTTTAGCCAGACTGACCGGAACCGCATTGAGGTTCGACTTGCTTCCGGTACCGTTCTTCAGACAGAGCTTGTCATATCGGCTATTGGCGTCACGCCGGATACGGCTTTCCTGCAAAACAGCGGCCTTGCTTTTGGCGCATGCGGACATATTCTCGTGAACGAGCAGACGGAAACGAATCTGCCTGACATCTACGCAGTAGGGGATGCGGTTGAGGTTACGGATTTCGTCAGCGGCAAGCAGACCGCTATTCCGCTTGCTGGGCCGGCTAATAAACAAGGCCGGATTGCGGCTGACAATGTGGCAGGGCTGAAGACTTCTTACAAAGGCACGCAAGGCACCTCGATCATCAAAGTGTTTGGACTTACCGGCGCGGCGACCGGAAGTAAAGAGAAAATGCTGCGCGATCAAGGTATCCCTTACCAAGTGACTTATGTGCATCCGAATTCGCATGCCGGTTATTATCCCGGTGCGGTACCGATGTCGCTAAAGCTTCTTTTTAATGAAGCGGGACAGATTTTAGGCGCTCAGGCGGTTGGGCGCGATGGCGTGGACAAACGGATCGACACGATTGCAACGGTTATGCGTCTTAGAGGAACGGTTACCGATCTGACGGAGCTTGAGCTGGCTTATGCACCGCCGTTTTCCTCTGCCAAAGATCCGGTTAACATGGCAGGCTATACCGCTGAAAATATTTTGTCCGGACTAACGGATGTTTTTGTTGCGGAGCAATTAGCAGCACGGGATCAAGAAGCTTCTATTCTTGTTGATGTAAGGTCGCAAATGGAGCATAATAACGGTCATATTCCGGGCTCCATTCTTATTCCGGTAGATGAGCTTCGCGGCCGTCTCTCCGAGCTGGACCGCAGCAAAGAGATTTGGGTGTATTGCCAGGTGGGATTACGCGGTTATACGGCTTCCCGTATTTTGCGTCAAAACGGTTTTAAAGTAAGAAATCTGACCGGGGGTTATAAAACGTACAAGCTGATGCAGTACACGCCAAAACTTGCAGACAAGCAGCCTCCTGCAGCAACGGCAGCTCTTGATTCCGTTATTTCTGGTGCAAAGGAAGCTTCGGCTGCCGCTCCTGTTCTTCAGGCTGACGCTTCCTTGGATGCATGCGGCTTATGCTGTCCGGGTCCGCTTATTCAAGTCAAGCAGCGGATGGACGGCCTGCAGGCCGAAGAGGTGCTTAAGGTGACAGCGACGGATCCCGGCTTTTACGAAGATATTAAAGCTTGGGCAGGTATGACAAGCAATAAGGTTGAGAAGCTGACGAAGCAGCAGGACGGGACGATTGAAGCCTTTCTTCGGAAGGGGAAACCGGCATTAGCCGCGAACCCGATTCATCCGGTGGCCCAAGGCGGAGACAAAAGTACGATGATCGTCTTCAGCGGCGATCTCGATAAAGCGATAGCTTCGTTTATAATAGCTAATGGCGCGGCATCCAGCGGGAAGAAAGTAACGATGTTCTTCACGTTCTGGGGATTAAACGTTATCCGCAGACCCGAGAAAGTTCCTGTAACGAAAAATATAATCGGCCGGATGTTTGGCATGATGATGCCGCGCGGGAGCCGGAAGCTAAGCCTGTCCAAAATGAATATGATGGGGATGGGCGCCAAGATGATTCGCGGCGTGATGAGCAGCAATAACGTATCTTCCCTTGAGGAGTTGATCGAAACAGCCATTGCGCAAGGCGTGGAGGTCGTTGCTTGCCAGATGTCGATGGATTTGATGGGGATTAAGCAAGAAGAGCTTATAAACGGCGTGAAAATTGCGGGAGTCGGCTACTATTTGGGTCAAGCGGATCAATCCGGCATCAATCTGTTTATTTAG
- a CDS encoding ArsR/SmtB family transcription factor, translating into MDNNFKAYDDVAEMLKALAHPVRLCIVKGLLQKGRCNVSFMQECLDLPQSTVSQHLQKLRSAGIVAAERSGLEIHYTIASPKIAKLISAMFGEEDESE; encoded by the coding sequence ATGGATAACAATTTTAAAGCTTACGATGATGTCGCCGAGATGCTGAAGGCACTTGCCCATCCGGTACGACTTTGTATCGTTAAAGGGCTGCTTCAGAAAGGCCGCTGCAACGTATCGTTTATGCAGGAATGTCTTGACCTGCCGCAGTCTACGGTATCGCAGCATTTGCAGAAGCTCAGAAGCGCGGGTATTGTTGCCGCCGAAAGAAGCGGGCTGGAAATTCATTATACAATTGCTTCCCCGAAGATCGCGAAGCTAATCTCGGCGATGTTCGGCGAAGAAGACGAGTCTGAATAA
- a CDS encoding MFS transporter, with protein sequence METKGSVYRLGMQMMPRVWFNARIDFSATLLFSIFNVVLNQFFMPFAIREGATNLQVGLLSAAPAVGLLFSPIWAAWIEKTGNPKPFVIVPNVIGRLLIIFPALFPHPSVYVATALAFQILMGIQAPAYASLVARMYPADVRGRLMGYVRVASGALMIPLAYVVGSWADAAGPSGPLITASIFGVASVILFNSLRLPKQPLPALSRTRAKFSLRDQWALVSGNRKLAVFLAATTFSGFGNMLSNPLYQIIQVQVLELNNVQIGFARISYYAGLLLTYLIAGRLIDRIDIKHVLVCGISAYAIVPMLYGVWGTYTAVIVGNGIQGVGEAIWDIGILAFVSRLAPGREAAVFGVHLMLFGVRGTLGPLLGAGLSDSVSLTMLLVIASICGWIGTALFLLGNRKALHQDGASSSLR encoded by the coding sequence ATGGAAACAAAGGGCAGTGTCTATAGGCTCGGCATGCAGATGATGCCTCGGGTCTGGTTTAATGCGCGTATCGATTTCAGCGCGACTTTATTATTCAGTATTTTTAACGTTGTATTGAATCAATTTTTTATGCCGTTCGCGATTCGGGAAGGGGCTACCAACCTGCAGGTAGGGTTATTGTCCGCTGCGCCGGCAGTAGGTCTCTTGTTCTCGCCGATTTGGGCGGCATGGATCGAGAAGACGGGCAATCCAAAACCGTTTGTTATTGTTCCGAACGTCATCGGCAGATTGCTCATTATTTTTCCGGCCTTATTTCCTCATCCATCCGTTTACGTTGCAACCGCTCTGGCTTTCCAGATTCTAATGGGAATACAAGCTCCGGCTTACGCATCTCTTGTTGCACGGATGTATCCGGCAGATGTAAGAGGCAGGCTGATGGGGTATGTGCGGGTAGCAAGCGGAGCATTAATGATTCCTCTTGCGTACGTCGTTGGTTCTTGGGCTGATGCGGCGGGACCATCGGGTCCTCTTATTACGGCTTCTATATTCGGAGTAGCCTCCGTTATCCTATTTAATTCGCTGCGGCTGCCGAAGCAGCCTTTGCCCGCATTGTCCAGAACAAGGGCTAAGTTCTCGCTGCGCGATCAGTGGGCATTGGTGTCGGGTAACCGTAAGCTGGCTGTATTTCTTGCAGCGACCACCTTCTCCGGCTTCGGCAATATGCTGTCCAATCCGTTGTACCAGATCATTCAGGTGCAGGTGCTGGAGTTGAACAACGTACAGATCGGTTTTGCCCGAATATCCTACTACGCAGGACTTTTGCTTACTTACTTGATCGCCGGACGATTGATTGACCGGATTGATATTAAACATGTCCTGGTATGCGGGATTAGCGCGTATGCGATCGTACCGATGCTATACGGAGTATGGGGAACCTATACGGCTGTTATCGTAGGCAACGGCATTCAAGGTGTAGGAGAGGCCATTTGGGATATCGGTATCCTGGCCTTTGTTTCCAGACTCGCCCCGGGTAGGGAAGCGGCCGTGTTTGGCGTGCATCTTATGCTGTTTGGCGTTCGCGGCACATTAGGCCCGCTGCTTGGAGCGGGCTTGTCGGACAGCGTATCGTTAACGATGCTGCTTGTGATTGCTTCCATTTGCGGCTGGATCGGAACAGCGCTGTTCCTGCTTGGCAACCGGAAAGCATTACATCAAGACGGAGCTTCAAGCTCCCTTCGATAA
- a CDS encoding glucuronate isomerase, with product MIKEQLAIESVSVMKETVGRLAMTMPVTDMHTHLFSADFGNLLLWGIDELLIYHYLISESFRWADDQETYDAFWAMTKREQADWIWNKLFIEHSPVSEAANGFITILHRLGLDVSSRNLNDYREALASRTTAEQVDEVLRISNVKHVLMTNDPFDPEEREVWLNRGGNTDARFSAALRVDTLLNDWPNAVVQLRSLGYDASEEWTEKTKEEVRRFLSEWIVRMDALYLAVSMPGDFVYPAEDHRTRMIDEAMVPVCQKHGIPFALMIGVRRRVNPELRLAGDMSMDSDVSAVEALCRNYPKQKFLITMLARSNQHELTVLARKFRNLMVFGCWWFLHIESMVEEMTKFRLELLGTSVIPQHSDCRVFEQLIYKWEHSRRIIGQVLASKYERLYNNGWKVTEDEIKRDLDDLFNRNFWRFLGREQPE from the coding sequence ATGATCAAGGAACAACTAGCCATAGAATCCGTCAGTGTTATGAAAGAAACCGTTGGGCGTCTTGCGATGACGATGCCGGTAACGGATATGCATACCCATTTATTTTCCGCCGATTTCGGCAATTTGCTGCTATGGGGCATCGATGAGCTGCTTATATATCATTATCTAATTTCGGAGTCGTTCCGCTGGGCGGATGACCAGGAAACGTATGACGCATTCTGGGCCATGACGAAGCGGGAGCAGGCGGACTGGATCTGGAATAAGCTCTTTATTGAACATTCGCCAGTCAGCGAAGCGGCAAACGGTTTTATTACGATATTGCACCGTCTTGGTCTTGATGTTTCCTCGCGTAATTTGAATGATTACCGTGAAGCGCTTGCCAGCCGTACGACGGCTGAGCAGGTGGATGAGGTTCTGCGGATCTCGAACGTGAAGCATGTCCTTATGACCAATGATCCGTTTGATCCGGAAGAGCGTGAAGTATGGCTGAACCGCGGCGGCAATACGGATGCCCGGTTCTCCGCTGCCCTTCGGGTCGACACTCTGCTGAATGACTGGCCTAATGCGGTCGTACAGCTTCGTTCCCTTGGTTACGATGCTTCCGAGGAGTGGACGGAGAAGACGAAGGAAGAAGTACGCCGCTTTCTCTCCGAATGGATTGTACGCATGGACGCTTTATATCTGGCCGTATCGATGCCGGGCGATTTCGTCTATCCGGCTGAGGACCACCGCACCCGCATGATTGACGAAGCGATGGTGCCGGTCTGCCAGAAACATGGCATTCCGTTTGCCCTCATGATTGGCGTTCGCCGCCGCGTGAATCCGGAGCTTCGTCTTGCGGGAGACATGAGCATGGATTCGGACGTGTCCGCGGTTGAAGCTTTATGCCGCAATTATCCGAAGCAGAAATTCCTTATCACGATGCTGGCCCGCAGCAATCAGCATGAGCTGACCGTGCTTGCGCGGAAGTTCCGCAATCTGATGGTATTTGGCTGCTGGTGGTTCCTTCACATCGAATCGATGGTAGAGGAGATGACGAAGTTCCGTCTCGAACTGCTGGGTACTTCCGTCATTCCGCAGCACTCGGACTGCCGGGTATTTGAACAGCTGATTTACAAATGGGAGCACTCGCGCCGCATTATCGGGCAAGTACTGGCCTCGAAATACGAGCGTTTGTACAACAACGGCTGGAAGGTAACGGAGGATGAGATCAAGCGTGATCTTGACGATTTGTTCAACCGGAATTTCTGGCGCTTCCTCGGCAGGGAGCAGCCGGAATAG
- a CDS encoding AraC family transcriptional regulator, translated as MSVQERYPLPIEAMYNTSQIPTDFHSHLEYEIYYFHSGKCKLLIGDSIYELAPGNLILMNGMTLHYPSIDNRYEYCRTVVHFDPAFASGLFQPPFLIPLLLPFERQTNRLISLKAEEQARIEPLLERLCQLRQSNDPLSHDRLILCFQELLLLIYEFAHMPSYGQASPPGSIKHQNVQKLIAYIEEHYREDLELDDIADYMHLNKHYLVKIFKETTGITLFHYLYQRRINQAKMLFTMNPDRSITETAFEIGFKYVSHFSQTFKKFTGQSPDDYRKGIARPLE; from the coding sequence ATGAGCGTTCAAGAGCGATACCCGCTTCCCATTGAAGCGATGTACAACACATCCCAGATTCCGACCGACTTTCATTCCCATCTGGAATATGAAATTTATTATTTTCACAGCGGCAAATGCAAGCTTCTGATCGGTGACAGCATCTATGAGCTTGCTCCCGGCAACCTTATTCTGATGAACGGGATGACTCTTCATTATCCGTCCATCGATAACCGGTACGAATATTGCCGGACGGTCGTCCATTTTGACCCGGCCTTTGCTTCGGGTTTGTTTCAGCCGCCTTTTCTGATTCCCCTGCTGCTTCCCTTCGAGAGACAGACGAACCGCCTGATCTCCCTGAAAGCCGAGGAGCAGGCAAGGATAGAACCGCTTCTGGAACGGTTATGCCAGCTTCGGCAAAGCAATGATCCGCTGTCTCATGACCGGTTAATCCTCTGCTTCCAAGAACTGCTGCTGCTTATTTACGAATTCGCCCATATGCCTAGTTATGGACAAGCCTCTCCGCCTGGCAGCATTAAGCATCAGAACGTCCAAAAGCTGATCGCGTATATCGAGGAGCATTACCGGGAGGATCTTGAGCTGGACGATATCGCCGACTATATGCATCTGAACAAGCATTATCTCGTGAAAATCTTCAAGGAAACAACCGGCATTACCTTGTTCCATTACCTGTATCAGCGAAGAATTAATCAGGCTAAAATGCTGTTTACGATGAACCCGGACCGCTCCATCACGGAGACCGCGTTTGAGATTGGCTTCAAATACGTCTCGCATTTCAGCCAAACATTCAAAAAATTTACCGGACAATCCCCCGATGACTATCGGAAGGGGATCGCCCGGCCTCTTGAGTAA
- a CDS encoding TetR/AcrR family transcriptional regulator, with the protein MSPRIGLDLPTIIQKAAELADENGLESVTLASLSQKLGIRSPSLYNHVDGLSGLKEKLALYGLKNLHDRLLRAVAGRSGDDAVFAIGLAYIGFAREHPGLYEATLPAQQTEDAELIKVSEELIQLIITVMDYAYKMKQEDTIHLVRGFRSFMHGFATLERSGGFGLPVNLDESIQIVLKVYLAGIREQFRS; encoded by the coding sequence ATGTCACCAAGAATAGGATTGGATCTGCCAACCATCATACAAAAGGCTGCCGAGCTGGCGGACGAGAACGGACTCGAATCCGTTACCCTCGCCTCGTTGTCCCAGAAGCTTGGCATCCGTTCTCCTTCTTTATATAACCATGTGGACGGATTAAGCGGACTTAAGGAGAAGCTTGCCTTGTACGGACTCAAAAATCTGCATGACAGGCTGCTCCGCGCCGTTGCCGGAAGATCGGGCGATGATGCCGTCTTTGCCATAGGGCTTGCTTATATCGGATTCGCGAGAGAGCATCCGGGCTTGTACGAGGCAACGCTTCCGGCTCAGCAGACAGAGGACGCGGAGCTGATCAAAGTAAGCGAAGAATTGATTCAGCTCATTATTACGGTGATGGACTATGCGTATAAGATGAAGCAGGAGGATACGATCCATCTCGTCAGAGGCTTCCGCAGCTTTATGCATGGTTTCGCAACGTTAGAGAGAAGCGGAGGCTTTGGGCTGCCGGTAAATCTGGACGAGAGCATTCAGATTGTGCTTAAGGTCTATTTGGCCGGCATCCGGGAGCAATTCCGTTCTTAA
- a CDS encoding MBL fold metallo-hydrolase, with protein MRMTRHEQVYQLTFMPKMFPVNCYLVEEEKSLTLIDAAMPGNAEAILQAAKQIGKPITRIVLTHAHSDHIGALDTLRKQLTDVTVYISARDSRLLNGDRSLDSNEPETPIRGGVPKPGKIATRPDVLLQDGDRVGSLLAIATPGHTPGSMSFLDSRSHALIAGDAFQVRGGIAVSGQVRWKFPFPAMATWNKIESLRSAMKLLKLKPSLLAVGHGDLIVLPEAMMELAIQNASRKLDAVIVH; from the coding sequence ATGAGAATGACACGTCATGAACAGGTTTACCAGCTTACTTTTATGCCAAAAATGTTTCCGGTGAATTGTTACTTGGTGGAGGAAGAGAAGAGCCTGACGCTAATTGATGCTGCAATGCCGGGTAACGCCGAGGCTATTCTGCAAGCAGCAAAGCAAATCGGCAAACCTATTACGCGTATTGTTCTGACCCATGCTCATAGTGATCACATCGGAGCTTTGGATACGCTTAGGAAGCAGCTGACCGATGTTACGGTATATATTTCTGCCCGTGATTCGAGACTGCTTAACGGTGACCGCTCGCTTGACTCCAACGAGCCGGAAACGCCGATTCGGGGCGGCGTGCCTAAGCCGGGCAAAATCGCAACGCGCCCGGATGTGCTTCTCCAGGATGGAGACCGCGTAGGTTCCCTGCTGGCGATTGCGACGCCGGGCCATACGCCGGGTTCGATGTCTTTTCTCGACTCGCGAAGCCATGCGTTGATTGCGGGAGATGCTTTTCAGGTGCGCGGCGGAATAGCGGTAAGCGGACAGGTGCGCTGGAAGTTTCCTTTTCCTGCAATGGCGACCTGGAATAAGATCGAATCGCTCCGCAGCGCAATGAAGCTGCTGAAGCTGAAGCCATCCTTGCTGGCTGTCGGTCACGGGGATTTGATTGTTCTGCCGGAAGCGATGATGGAGTTGGCCATTCAGAATGCTTCCCGCAAGCTTGATGCCGTAATTGTTCATTAG